The sequence below is a genomic window from Lentimicrobium saccharophilum.
AATCAGTAAACCGGGCTCTTCAATAAAATATGATTCGGATATATGACAAATAGTTGAACCGGTTTCGGAACCCTTTTTCGAAAAACATGAAAACTCAGTGTATTCAGGCAATAATGAGGCGATGTGTTTCATGGCCTCAAGATTGAGTTTCCCTTCATATCTCCATGAAAAATCCGCCAAAAACGGGTTCTTTTTTCTGCTCAGGTAATATCTGTATGTTCTGGAAACCGCAGAAAATCGGGCATGAATTCCAGCCTCCACCGGAAAAATCTGAAACAAAGCAACTGAAGGAGGGAGCACCCTGTTCATCCGGTAAACCAACTCCTTTAATTCATCCGCATGAAACCTGTGCTGAAAACCAAAATGGGCATAGTAATTCCGCGCATGAACTCCTGTATCGGTGCGACCGGCTCCTGTAACCGATATTTTTTCCCTGAGAAGCAT
It includes:
- the truA gene encoding tRNA pseudouridine(38-40) synthase TruA; translation: MIRSDYHGSMVVFCTFIPMDSFRYFIHLAYNGKEFNGWQVQPASPSVQQSLESTLSMLLREKISVTGAGRTDTGVHARNYYAHFGFQHRFHADELKELVYRMNRVLPPSVALFQIFPVEAGIHARFSAVSRTYRYYLSRKKNPFLADFSWRYEGKLNLEAMKHIASLLPEYTEFSCFSKKGSETGSTICHISESYFIEEPGLLIYHIKANRFLRNMVRAITGTLIEVGKGKMDETGFRDLILNGSRSDAGESVPAHGLFLEDIEYPEGFRMKSV